The nucleotide sequence CAGTTTAACAGGTAATATACAATATGACCTAAAAAACGTTGCCAATAGATGAGCCTCTATTATAATTTCATAATTTTGATCCAGGTTTTTACGCTGTGGGTTCAACACACTCTACATGTGAATTAAGCAGAAACAAAGAAACAGCCACGTTCACCCCCAAAGCACCAATATGCAAACGTAAGCAATAAATATAAGCAGTGGCGGAGCCAGGAGGGGTTTAGGGTGTCGTGACCTCCcctttaaaaccaaaaaaataatatttttgaagtttttttgattaaaaccccccttattttttttctggctgcgccactgaatAAAAGTAACCAAAGGTTCATTAATCTTAACCTATAAAACTTACAATGTATAAACCGGATGTTTTTAATAGAATTTTCAATTTACTGATATGGGCGTCATAAAATTGATCCTCTAAAAACAAAGTGCTAGAAATACTCCGATGTAACTAACTCCACCAATGGCTTACCATACACAATAATAACTATAAACATACAATGTAGAAATATGATGGCGTTGTTCAGGCAAataattacaattaaaaaataagacaCTGAAACATCAGTTTTCTAACCATAAATTAAAACTccatcagccatacaatacGCCTAGCATCAACTGTTAgctataaagtattttatctgtacctgttttactttttatttccaCTTCATTAAATAATCAAAGCTCCCCCCCCCCCAGCTCTCTGCCCTCCAAACGCTGTTCTCGATGTTGTATTTGCCATCGAAATCACAAGCAGTATGTCTTCTGTTcttaaactgaaaaaaatagcTGGTGCAGTTATCAGGTAAAATGGTGcttaatattgataaaaaataaaaaatagtaaagcTAGAAACACAATGGCTGTTTATAAATTGTGCAAGCTATTCTAAGTTTGTTAAAGTACAACCTGCTTATAAAAACTCcatgtttatttacaaaaaaaccaCAGGGttcttgaaatattaaaaagtatccaagaaaaaataaaacaaagtttgcagaaaatgttttatataccatGGAACTAGAAATATCACCAGTGTTGCGCATCAACTAATTCAACTTATTCTTGCAGGAAGTTTAGCATTGGCAGCACTGATACTAAGATTGGGTTGGTTGGTTTCCGTGGTGGCAGCATCAACCCAATGGTTTCCCAATTGAAAGAAAGAAAGACTCAACCAGATCTTATCACCTTCCTTAATGCATTGACTTTCACAGGCCCAggtgaatataaataaatgtattgtttttaacCTGAATAAATTAGCAGTTACAATGGACTAATTATTACAATAATGTTATATTGTCTACAAAACAATCATAGGTGCTGGTGAAGAATCTTTCTACTAAATTTGGACCACTTGTCGCATCTGCCTAAAccaagattcttcactagcaccccatttaaaactagttttgttttgattgcATTTGATTTACATGGTATGCCATAAGTgataaaatctgttttatatcACATACAACGAAGACAAAACTTGTTATAAACACTAAATTATAAACACTGTACACCacaaaattagcaaaaaataaacaaccacATCTAGATTATTTGCCGCTGGTTCCGTGGTATATAAGCATTTGTGCAAACTTTGTATCCAGGTGTTACGGCAACGcccacaagttacattcaaaacaGGATGTTCACTCCAACAATGGGCGACCGATTAAACGCTGGTAACGTCATTGTGATCATGCAACCAAATACTATCTCCGTaagttaaacaacttttatagttttaattttgatttatttttgaagtttttttctgCCTTTTGTACAGCATTAAAGCCTATAGTGTTAAAGTCTAAATTTATAAGCgacaaaatacaatatatattgcaaTCTATAATCTTTAACACTCGTGTGTGAGACTTTCGTGGCACTAGCATTCACGGCTTAtgtagtatttaaaataaaacgggTGAAAAAATGACAAGTATTTGATTACAAATTAACATTCGTGTCAATTTATTGCAGTCACCGTTACTTTATCTACAGCACAGCTGCTAATCTAAAACCTatctgtttttataatttaaacaatttaaaaaaaaacaaagttttccCGCCAATAACATAAAAAGGGCATATGAAcataaacataacaaatttaattcttATATATTGgttgataaaacaacagtcgtgtGAAACAAAAGTACAAAATTTAATGACTTAACGTGACTATTacacctactatattataatgaagcccgatttatttttatagataAACAAAGGTGGTACAGTTGTCAACGTATCTACATCTTCCGTGTTCGATGCCGTCGTGGGAGTAGAAGCTGCCATTCGTAAATAATGCTGAGGATTGAATGAATTAAGGACCTGTTGCTCTATTTCGTATAGTCGGAAAATAAATGCATCTtgcaaaatcaaaacatttgttCTTCAAGCATATACACAGCTGTAGAATAGACAAATTTAAACTACACAGTCCCATAGTGCAGTCATGGCGTTGCAGTTGTTTATCTGCGAAATAAtcttaaaatgaaaaaaacaatcacccacaaagttacatatagaacacccgtgactgtcgttgctccgccatgcgagaaatAAACAagcttcatttatttatcaaatGCGTAGGCTCTGCGCCTAGTTCGGCGGCATACAAAATAATTCTGTATCTATTATTTTATTGGAATGCAGGGGAAGGCGGAAACGTCTGATGcattgagttttttttatttcgatCAAGTTTTCTCCAGTGACCGATTCTTGCAGCTGAAACACAAATTTCACAAGGGGGAAATCAAATGTGTTGTTAACCTATAATGTCTGTAACGGCCAAGGTTTAAATGACTCAACTTGCTATGCTATACATGGTTGTTTAATTGAGCAATCTATCCGAAAAATATAATCATACAATTAATATCCAATTGGACCCAGCTAAAATAGATATGGCATTTATGCAGCCAGACCCTTTCCAGTCTGCAAGTTACAACCAACGAATTAATGTGAAAACAGTTATAGATACAAGCATAACAATCAATATGAAAAACCATACAGGTAAAGAGGTATACTGGCAATGTTATGGAGCAATACAAACAGGCTGGGTTGTGGCAAGTCGTTAACATATAAATGAGGCAGCATAGTATCTATGATTGAACAAAGTAAAAACGTCTTCGTGCAAACTATTCGTTTAAACGCCGCATCGCTTGTTACATAATGAGATATGGGGACGTAATAATCAGTTGATGGTTCCATGTCAATGTTTGAACAAAATAGAGATGGACATCAAAATACACAACACTCAATGTGAATTTTAGATGGATAAGGAAGTTGGTTGAAACTTAAACGGTGTTGCAGcagttttttataaagcaaTAGATAATAATATTGCATTTTAGAGAGCTGAATATTGAAATGACATATGAAAAAATGACATCAAAAATTTAACCTCATAATCACAAAGCAGAATCTCTTCTACAAGGACAACCctaataaactaaatataagCAGCATTGACAGGACTTAGGAAGAATTGACATGTTATATTCACAAAATCATGGCAAACACGTTGCATTCACAACTCAACTCTCCTCTTCAAGCTGCTGCATAAATGCGATATCTTAAGACATGTAAGTTTTGATCCCTCTCTCGAACTTGCTACGACAAATCGGACATTTGCGTAACGCTTTAGCGCACTCTGTACAAGTGCACAGATGACCGCACGGCACAAACACGATGTCGGCAACTTTATCCAaacatattttgcattttctttcttCTTGTATTTCTCTTATCCTTGCCTCCATTGAGGGAGTTACATCTGAAACAACATTTgtgataaaataatttaaattttaacgtTTAATTCATTCAGAGAAATAACTATAAACATGAAGAACATattgcaaaaattaaatttatataatttccAAACCTGGTGGAATGCTTATCTCGGTCTCCATTGATTCATTGGTAGGCAGTTCTGTGAATCCTAATGAACCATAAAGATAAATAGTAGGAACATAATATACCATACCATATATTGAAACCGAAGCTATCATCCAACAACATATATTGCTTCTCAACAAAGATAAATGGCCTCTGTATTGCAATAACCCCGAAGACAATTAATCATTACAGCGCCAAAcctttataaacacagggtAGGCACGAAtactttaaactaaatatcacttattggttgtaatgtttactgattttaACGTCAACTTAGGGTTTGCCTGCCCACCcagccaccccaggtttggggCTGGTGTTCATGACATAACAATAATCACCTGTTGTTTTAACAGTGGTTGTTTGTGATGGTTGAGAAGTGTTTGTTTCATCATCATCGTCACTGTTCGGCTCATTCTCATTagctgtgatgtcatcaaccaAATCAGCAACTGACGTGTACAAGTTTCCTCCCGAAGTAAGTCGCCTGTTGATAATATTGCTGTGTTTATACAACGcatataacataggtgtcttcttatacaccatagacacacatggtgtattcatacacctcatgctcactgtcaagttataacatgggtgtcttcttatacaccagacacacatggtgtattcatacacctcatgctcactgtcgggttataacatgggtgtcttcttatacaccagaaacacatggtgtattcatacacctcatgctcactgtcgagttataatatgggtgtcttcttacacaccaggcacacatggtgtattcatacacctcatgctcactgtaggagttataacatgggtgtcttcttatacaccagacacacatggtgtattcatacacctcatgctcactgtcgagttataatatgggtgtcttcttatacaccagacacacatggtgtattcatacacctcatgctcactgtcaagttataacatgggtgtcttcttatacaccagacacacatggtgtattcatacacctcatgctcactgtcgggttataacatgggtgtcttcttatacaccagacacacatggtgtattcatacacctcatgctcactgtcgagNNNNNNNNNNNNNNNNNNNNNNNNNNNNNNNNNNNNNNNNNNNNNNNNNNNNNNNNNNNNNNNNNNNNNNNNNNNNNNNNNNNNNNNNNNNNNNNNNNNNNNNNNNNNNNNNNNNNNNNNNNNNNTTGTGGGGGGGGAACAGCTGATGCTACGTTCCTTGTTTTCTGTTCCTTGCACCATCCTGTTACAACAATTTGTCAATTCATTTTATTGATTGCTGGGTTAAGTGTCATCATCCATATTCATGGATTAACAACAAACCTGCAATGAGGGAAGTGTCTCCTGTGTTCAGCTGTAATATTATCCCCATAATTCCAGTTGCGCAACACTCCTCCACATGAGAAACACTGGACTCGATCCAAATTACCGAGGTAAAAAAAGCCCGAACGAGCCAAATCACTCGCGTACACTGTTCGATTCTGTGCAGGCCAGTTCTCGTAAGTTTTACTGGAAAAAATGATTGAAAGTTTAAAGTCACAGTAACTTTGAAGTGAAACTCACAATCTGTCGGATTCTTTGCGTAAATCAAGACTTCTAACAAGTTTTTCATGATATGGAGAAGCTATGGTGGCTAGCTCAACTCTCTGTGGGAATGTTGCATTAATTATTAGGCTGATGTACCAAAGTATGTATAAAACGTGGTATTATATACCAAAGTATGTATAAAACCTGGTATTATATACCAAAGTATGTATAAAACGTGGTATTATATACCAAAGTATGTATAAAACCTGGTATTGCGACGCTGGTTTTGTTGGTTCAACAACACGTGCTGTTTGCATCGGCGTACTTTGGTCTGGTGGAATATAATGTTAGAAAGGTAAGAATCACAAAAGTAAATCTAAACTCACTTGGCCCACTCTTCATTATCATACCAGCAGGCACAGGACGCGCCGTTTGTTGCACCGAGATATTTTGTGAGCCCTGCTACAAGTGAAGGTTAtgttaaaatgataaataagCTTCAATACCAAGTGACATACCCTGCCAAAGTCTCGGAATAAATCCCCCCCTGCCCCAGTTGAACCAGATGGTCGCATAAAGTTGCCGAACAAACCACCTGTAACCAAACCATGTGATCTATGCAGCTAATGATAAttaataagaaatattttaccaatCGGTTGATTTCCACAATCTTGTCCAAGTATGAACTCACAATTACTTCTGTGCCAACGCGGAGACTTAACATCATCACCAACACACCAGCTTTCAACGCAAAGTCCGCaactgttaaaatacagtgtTGTACAAATTATACTACTATGTGCCTTGTGAATATTATTAAGTGTGAAAAATAcgatattctttgttaactatgATCTGAATATCTTATAATATGATgaagtgttttaaaactacaaagttTCACCATAGTGATGCAATAAAGTATTTGTGATGATTCACAAACCCATAGCTTTAAACCATTGGCAATAAACCAAGCGTAACGTTTACTAAAGGTTGATTAACAAAGAGTCACAAATTGAACGAACGTATTCCCCCAGAACAAAGGTTTTTGGAGCGAGTAGCGAACAAAAGACTAGGCTATTTGACGAggcatatttgttttttcaacaATAGACTAGTTTTGAATTCAACTGAAATAAAGCGAAGCGACTCGACTGTTCAAACAACATGAAGCACAACGACGGTTGAAACTTTTCATAAAGTTAACGGCGGttgaaagtaaaatattgACATTTCAATCTTGCCGCCAAAGATACATGGCTGCATGGAGGATgctaaaaacaattttgcgATAAACTAAAAAGTTTCTACTTTGGGgttttccatgttttatttcataaggTACATCCCcaaaaggaattaaaaaatcCCCTGCAGTGAAACAATATTCCGGTTACATGTTCGTAAATAACGTTGTTGATTCACCTACTTTTACTTGTGGTGTAAATATCTTTACTTTAAACAAGCATTTATTATAACCAGTCTTTAATTTCAATACCTTGTATTAAAAAGTACATTGTTGGATATTGCAGCTTTTGCTTCAGAAATCTAactttgtttatgttgttaaTAGTgtcattatattaatttaccaGAAGCACTTGACCCTGTCCTTGTAACCAGTATAATGGAAGCCAGCAGCTGCCAGATGTCGTGGGTTTACTGGAGTATCTTGTGGATATTTCATGAACGTGCTCAGTCTGTAAGATTCCATCGCAGCATCACCCGGTGGAATGTAAACGCTGCGTTGTCCGGGGGGGTCCCGGGGTCTGTTGTGTTGTCATAATTAACAtggattttaaaatcatattatttataagtaCCTGTCGTAAATGGGGCCGTTATGTTCAATATCTGAGTCTTTGTAATATGTTGTCTGCAAAACAAacttgttgttaaatatttgaatacgttatttttaacaataactaCCTGTTGCAAGCAATGTAGTTTTCCTTGTTCCTCCTTTGTAGTGATTTGGTTGGCCAATCTTTTATTGGCTTTATCTTCAATATCTGATGCACCCAACTCAATAGAAAGTTGGCGAATGAATTCATAAAATTTTACCGGTGATTTTGATTCAACtgataaagaaataaaacaattaaaacctACAAGAAGATAATAATATGTTCATTACACAAATGCATTACGTACGTGGCAACAAATAAGAGAGAAATTGTTTCATCAATTCTCTTTTCTTGATCATCATGTCTCTCCATGCAGAATTAGGGAGACGTGAAAATGTAGCTGAAAACCCGTCATACTCTGGGTTAAGAAGGAAGCACGCTGTATGAAGAGCTTCCGATACGATGTGTTGTTTTCCTCGAATACTTTTCAACCAATGCTTGAAGTCTTCATACTTCATGCAACTTACACCATAAACTGCAACCAACATTTGATCCACTTTTGGCGGCTTTTCAAAGCTTTTCAACACCCCCCGCGcgtctttaaatatttcattcaacGCTGCATCATGGGACGCTATATAATCATCCCCCTGCCCCACTAATGCACCATCAACATAATGCAAACATTCAATCAACGTTTTAACTTTGTCGTAGTGCTTTGAAAGCCCAAACGTCACATATTCTTCATGTAGAACTGTAGTTCCACATAACTTCTTTAGAATTGCTTCTTTTATGCTTCCTGGCTCTTCTGTCAATTGATTAGGAATCAAAATTGATAAGCAAACCAAATATAACTGTAGCGTAATTCGAACAGGACACTCACAGACACCAAATGGGCCCCAACtttgctaacccctaaatATCTTAGCAACTACACATgctatgatatctatgttattgttatatgTTGCAACAAGAaagctaaataaaaaagtctatTTTGCAAATAAgaattttaatgcaaaatatcCTAGGACATTAGGTTCCTTTATTCTACTAATACCACATCAAAACTTAATTCTTTCCTGTTATTGCTTAAATTTGGTCAGGGGGCATGCAAGCCAATGCCACTACGCATGCGCAGAAGGTCGGACCACATTTTACTCGACACCGGTACAGTAGTTAAcacgttgttaatttttacattttaccatATTTATTTACCTTCGTTCCCTTGGTCTTCATCAGGTGTGCTCGAACTCACATTGTTACTTAAATGCCAGTCGTCATTATTAGTGTCAACTTTTCTCCTTTTatctgtttatatatttcagtaaTACAGTTAGTCTCCTGGATTGGAATAATGTCaaaatgatttaatttttattaaaaaataatcatgaCTCACagcaataaaaattataaatacaaaatctcAAAATcttggtattttttttttcattccgGGGAATCctcaaaaataacattaactaATTCTAGTAACTCTGTTATTCTTTACCAACTCTCCTCTTTACAGAAGCCAAACCTAAGACAACTTGTccttattctattttttattctttcaaGCTTTTTCTAAATATCTTCATTCCCTGATGAACCCTTTAATAAAGTTCCACACCACCTCACCTCAACCTCCTAAACCTTACACTGGGAAAAACTCCCAGCGCGCACACCTCTATTTGCCTTCAttcatggcgccctctataattatgaatgaatgaatgtaacttactttttcctcgcgtggccggaaaacgagtcgttataacacgggtgttcatacacctcgcgcc is from Ciona intestinalis unplaced genomic scaffold, KH HT000158.2, whole genome shotgun sequence and encodes:
- the LOC100180379 gene encoding uncharacterized protein LOC100180379, which encodes MCSNPDSNLIPGTECWFECNSGFYAVGSTHSTCELSRNKETATFTPKAPICKPLCPPNAVLDVVFAIEITSSMSSVLKLKKIAGAVIRKFSIGSTDTKIGLVGFRGGSINPMVSQLKERKTQPDLITFLNALTFTGPGVTATPTSYIQNRMFTPTMGDRLNAGNVIVIMQPNTISINKGGTVVNVSTSSVFDAVVGVEAAIRK
- the LOC101242552 gene encoding E3 ubiquitin-protein ligase XIAP, which gives rise to KRRKVDTNNDDWHLSNNVSSSTPDEDQGNEEEPGSIKEAILKKLCGTTVLHEEYVTFGLSKHYDKVKTLIECLHYVDGALVGQGDDYIASHDAALNEIFKDARGVLKSFEKPPKVDQMLVAVYGVSCMKYEDFKHWLKSIRGKQHIVSEALHTACFLLNPEYDGFSATFSRLPNSAWRDMMIKKRELMKQFLSYLLPLESKSPVKFYEFIRQLSIELGASDIEDKANKRLANQITTKEEQGKLHCLQQTTYYKDSDIEHNGPIYDRPRDPPGQRSVYIPPGDAAMESYRLSTFMKYPQDTPVNPRHLAAAGFHYTGYKDRVKCFCCGLCVESWCVGDDVKSPRWHRSNCEFILGQDCGNQPIGGLFGNFMRPSGSTGAGGDLFRDFGRQGSQNISVQQTARPVPAGMIMKSGPNQSTPMQTARVVEPTKPASQYQRVELATIASPYHEKLVRSLDLRKESDRFKTYENWPAQNRTVYASDLARSGFFYLGNLDRVQCFSCGGVLRNWNYGDNITAEHRRHFPHCRMVQGTENKERSISCSPPRLTSGGNLYTSVADLVDDITANENEPNSDDDDETNTSQPSQTTTVKTTGFTELPTNESMETEISIPPDVTPSMEARIREIQEERKCKICLDKVADIVFVPCGHLCTCTECAKALRKCPICRSKFERGIKTYMS